One Sporosarcina sp. FSL W8-0480 genomic window, ACAGTCATCGTGAAGACTGGTGTCCTATAAACTTTACCCGTTTTTAGACTTTCAATTAATTCATCTAATGTCATTGCCTTTGTCAATCCGTATGAACCTGCTTGAAACTGTGATTCATTGTTGAATTTTGCATAATACTTGAATATTTTCGCGTTCCTGACGAGACCTTTTTCCTCCAGCATTTCGGAAATTGATGTTAACCCTGATCCGATTGGGACTTCGACATCAATTATCTCTTCGGAGTTAGGGTCAACAGGCTGAAGTGCTTCGTTTATGTATTTATAAACTGCACGGCCACCAAGAAGCCCCCCGATTATGATTATTAATGCGAGAACAAATACGATGCGCCTTACAATTTTCACTTCTTTTTTCTGTTCGAGCATCTTTTCAAACATCGCTTCTTTTTTTGACCCATTTTCCATTCTGCGTAACCCCATTTCGTGCTATCTAACTATTGAACTGAAAACATGTAAAAAAGTTATTAACAGTGAAAAGACGGAATGGCCTGCACCATTCCGTCCGTGCACATATAAATTATTCTTCGTCCTCGTCTTCTTCGGCAAGGAAAGTGTTTAACATTTCTTCGATCATATCCCACTCTTCATCAGTTTCAATCGGCAATAACTCGCCGTCTTCATTATCTTCAGATGGGATGAAAGCTGAAGCATGGATTTCGACTTCATCATCTTCGCCAACTTCGTCTTCGCCTAAAATATGGTAAAGGACATAGGATTTTCCGAAGTCTTCCGATTCAAAT contains:
- a CDS encoding DUF1292 domain-containing protein — encoded protein: MEHGQETMTVVDEHGVEHVCEVIFTFESEDFGKSYVLYHILGEDEVGEDDEVEIHASAFIPSEDNEDGELLPIETDEEWDMIEEMLNTFLAEEDEDEE